A region of Epinephelus moara isolate mb chromosome 15, YSFRI_EMoa_1.0, whole genome shotgun sequence DNA encodes the following proteins:
- the prkag3a gene encoding 5'-AMP-activated protein kinase subunit gamma-1 isoform X2: MEPPSQVSLQGKKQQIQKQGTTNDEADATVYMNFMKSHSCYDAIPTSCKLVIFDTTLPVKKAFFALVANGLRAAPLWDSKRQRFVGMLTITDFINILHCYYKSPMVQMYELESHKIETWRDVYLPHSNHFLISITPEASLFDAIYSLLKYKIHRLPVINPQSGNVLHILTHKRILKFLHIFGKKVPKPAFIGKQIQELGIGTFRNIATVQQTATLYDALSIFVERRVSALPVVDEQGRVVSLYARFDVINLAAQKIYNNLDMPMHEAVRRRTCFIEGVIKCYPDETLETIIDRIVKAEVHRLVLVDRADVVKGIISLSDLLQAMVLTPAGIDALLS; this comes from the exons ATGGAGCCTCCCTCACAG GTGTCACTCCAAGGAAAGAAGcagcaaatacagaaacaagGTACGACGAACGATG AGGCTGATGCCACAGTCTACATGAATTTCATGAAAAGCCACAGCTGCTATGACGCCATTCCAACCAGCTGTAAACTGGTCATATTTGATACCACACTACCA GTGAAGAAGGCCTTTTTTGCTCTGGTGGCAAACGGCTTGAGGGCTGCGCCTTTATGGGACAGCAAGCGACAGAGATTTGTGG GTATGCTGACGATTACAGATTTCATCAACATACTCCATTGCTATTACAAGTCTCCAATG GTTCAAATGTACGAGCTGGAGAGCCACAAGATTGAGACATGGAGAG ATGTCTACTTACCGCATTCCAATCACTTCCTCATCAGTATTACCCCAGAGGCCAG CCTCTTTGATGCCATCTATTCCTTACTTAAATATAAGATCCACAGGCTGCCGGTCATCAATCCACAGTCTGGAAACGTCTTACACATTCTCACCCACAAAAGGATCCTCAAGTTCCTCCATATATTT GGGAAAAAAGTACCCAAACCTGCGTTCATTGGGAAACAGATCCAGGAGCTTGGGATTGGAACTTTCAGGAACATCGCTACCGTTCAGCAAACAGCAACACTTTACGACGCCCTCTCCATTTTTGTGGAAAGGCGGGTGTCTGCACTGCCTGTGGTGGACGAACAAG gCAGAGTGGTGTCACTCTACGCAAGATTTGATGTGATT AATCTAGCAGCGCAGAAGATTTACAACAATCTGGACATGCCTATGCACGAGGCCGTTCGTAGGCGCACATGTTTCATCGAGGGAGTCATCAAGTGCTACCCTGACGAAACCTTGGAGACAATCATAGACCGTATAGTCAAAGCTGAG GTCCATCGGCTGGTCCTGGTGGACAGAGCTGATGTGGTCAAGGGCATCATCTCTTTGTCTGACTTGCTGCAGGCCATGGTCTTAACCCCTGCAGGTATTGATGCCCTTTTGTCCTAA
- the mdh1b gene encoding putative malate dehydrogenase 1B isoform X1 gives MAKFVLSGQTDCPHYAKAELLADSLQRSLPNFRIQKISILPHEWKDWLEATCKRNGWKHHQSPLIWRELVDQGGKGMLLGGFSDFLEHCQEYYSITSDMGTDMMLSVAAENLETNVNLIAEEQYRVSLIKPLHIWISSALSPTCSFLIPNLLSAEVFPHVSTISLHLLDLEGDEEGLQWLKMETEDLALHLLHQVTIHTDLEQAFQEADVILLLDEWWCDVTGNDEDMKIKVISDRYREYGRLIDTRAKKDVKVIVSGDSFVNLRCSLLVDNAQSIDSHQFVTLATQLENEAKAIIAKKLRVKTSDVTNVIVWGNISGSFYIDLQRARVFNYDGAIKGPAFFSQPARKILHERKWLETDFQDLVRRQRAAVASKTCRAAAMSLANGILAILKAWNGIRGPDEVLSVGVLCPGDYDLPDGIVLSVPVTFADGKWSALFDVTVGGKLKERLQLSASELRQEKEFASGNYMILKNEEDN, from the exons ATGGCAAAATTTGTGCTCTCTG GACAAACAGACTGTCCACATTACGCCAAAGCAGAACTATTAGCAGACAGTCTGCAGCGATCTCTGCCTAACTTTAGGATCCAAAAGATCTCCATCCTCCCTCATGAATGGAAG GACTGGCTGGAGGCCACCTGCAAGAGGAATGGCTGGAAACACCATCAGTCTCCTCTGATTTGGAGGGAACTGGTGGACCAAGGGGGCAAAGGGATGCTTTTGGGGGGTTTCAGTGACTTCCTAGAGCACTGTCAG GAGTACTACAGCATCACATCAGACATGGGTACAGACATGATGCTGAGTGTTGCGGCAGAGAACCTGGAAACCAACGTGAATCTTATAGCAGAGGAGCAGTATCGTGTCAGTCTTATCAAACCCCTTCACATATGGATCAGCAG TGCTCTCAGCCCGACGTGCAGCTTCCTGATCCCCAACCTGCTGTCTGCTGAGGTGTTCCCACACGTTTCGACAATCAGCCTCCACCTGCTGGACCTGGAGGGAGATGAGGAGGGATTGCAGTGGCTGAAGATGGAGACGGAGGACCTGGCACTACATCTGCTTCATCAa GTGACTATTCATACAGATCTGGAGCAGGCCTTCCAAGAAGCGGACGTCATTCTGCTGCTGGACGAGTGGtggtgtgatgtcacagggaaCGACGAAGACATGAAGATAAAGGTGATCTCAGACAGGTACAGAGAGTACGGACGGTTGATCGACACAAGAGCCAAAAAGGACGTGAAGGTAATCGTGTCCGGCGACTCGTTCGTCAACCTGAGATGCTCGCTTCTTGTGGACAACGCGCAATCCATCGACAGCCACCAGTTCGTCACCCTGGCAACACAGCTGGAGAACGAAGCCAAGGCAATCATTGCGAAGAAGCTGAGAGTGAAGACTTCAG ATGTTACAAACGTCATAGTGTGGGGGAACATCAGTGGTAGTTTCTACATCGACCTGCAGAGGGCGAGAGTTTTCAACTATGACGGGGCAATCAAAGGCCCGGCTTTCTTTTCCCAACCAGCCAGAAAGATTCTCCATGAAAG GAAATGGTTGGAAACAGACTTTCAAGACTTGGTGCGCCGTCAGCGTGCAGCTGTGGCTTCAAAGACGTGCCGAGCAGCTGCCATGTCGCTTGCCAACGGGATCCTCGCGATCCTCAAGGCTTGGAACGGCATTCGTGGTCCAGATGAGGTCCTGTCTGTGGGTGTACTTTGCCCAG GTGACTACGACCTCCCAGATGGCATTGTCCTCTCAGTGCCTGTGACTTTCGCAGATGGTAAATGGTCTGCGCTGTTTGATGTGACCGTTGGAGGCAAGCTGAAAGAGAGGCTTCAGCTTTCTGCAAGTGAACTCAGGCAG GAAAAAGAATTTGCATCAGGAAATTACATGATTTTAAAGAACGAAGAAGACAATTGA
- the abcb6a gene encoding ATP-binding cassette sub-family B member 6, which produces MLFIHSYCEANSSISHTWVDEGISPCFYFTLVPTILLTIAFFLGTIHCIFYQKYGTAMEAKFIPRSRLYGFQLAVSILLLLQFLGGMVWRAASGGELPGYVVLYGCFSALGWAWAIALLRVERRRALVMDRTRGHSVALLLFWAVAFSAENLAFTSWYSPHWWWGLESNQQQVQFALWLIRYTGTGLLFFIGLKAPGLPRRPYILLINEDERDVENSGQSLLGRTEANQSTWQGFRKKVRMLVPYMWPRGNILLQLLVLFCLMLLGVERAINVFVPIYYKNIVNELTDGSSWRTLSTTVCIYVLLKFLQGGGAGSSGFVSNMRSFLWIKVQQFTNRVVQVRLFAHLHSLSLRWHLGRKTGDVLRSIDRGTSSINSLLSYIVFSILPTIADIVISIIYFITYFNAWFGLIVFVCMTLYLTLTIIITEWRTKYRRDMNQQDNNAKSKAVDSLLNFETVKYYNAESYEVGRFEDAILKYQVSEWKTQASLAFLNQTQNVIIGSGLLAGSLLCAYFVTEGKFQVGDFVLFGTYIIQLYTPLNWFGTYYRMIQNSFIDMESMFKLFEEDEEVKDEVNAGSLLYREGKVEFENVYFSYTNGKEILKDVSFTVLPGQTVALVGPSGSGKSTIMRLLFRFYDVQGGCISIDGQDISKVKQRSLRAHIGVVPQDTVLFNDTIRDNIRYGRISATDREVEEAALAADIHDKIMTFPEGYDTQVGERGLKLSGGEKQRVAIARTILKAPQIILLDEATSALDTQTERNIQASLAKVCANRTTVVIAHRLSTIIGADQILVISDGRIAERGGHEELLDKGGLYADMWMKQQQAQDSDSSSDTEAKDRKSEKLQPPSTSSGH; this is translated from the exons ATGCTGTTCATCCACAGCTACTGTGAAGCCAACTCCTCCATCTCCCACACCTGGGTGGATGAAGGCATCTCCCCTTGCTTCTACTTCACACTCGTCCCCACCATCCTGCTCACCATTGCCTTCTTCCTCGGCACCATCCACTGCATCTTCTATCAAAAATATGGCACAGCAATGGAGGCAAAGTTCATCCCACGCTCCCGCCTCTATGGTTTCCAGCTGGCtgtctccatcctcctcctgctccagtTCCTTGGTGGGATGGTGTGGCGGGCTGCCAGCGGAGGAGAGCTCCCAGGCTATGTGGTGCTGTATGGCTGCTTCTCTGCGCTGGGCTGGGCTTGGGCTATAGCCCTGCTCAGGGTGGAGAGACGGAGGGCCTTGGTGATGGATCGGACACGAGGTCACAGCGTGGCGCTGCTGTTGTTCTGGGCTGTGGCTTTCTCGGCTGAAAACTTGGCGTTCACCTCCTGGTACAGTCCTCACTGGTGGTGGGGGCTGGAGAGCAACCAACAACAG GTGCAGTTTGCCCTGTGGCTGATTCGCTACACTGGCACCGGGCTGCTCTTCTTCATTGGTCTCAAAGCTCCGGGGTTGCCACGGAGACCATACATACTTCTGATAAACGAAGATGAGCGGGATGTGGAGAACAGCGGACAG AGCCTGTTGGGCAGAACGGAGGCGAACCAGTCCACCTGGCAGGGTTTCAGGAAGAAAGTCCGCATGCTTGTTCCCTACATGTGGCCTCGGGGCAACATCCTCCTCCAGCTACTGGTCCTGTTCTGTTTGATGCTGCTAGGAGTCGAGAGAGCTATTAATGTCTTTGTACCCATTTACTACAAGAATATCG TGAATGAACTGACTGATGGCAGCAGCTGGCGCACTCTGTCTACTACAGTGTGTATTTATGTCCTGCTCAAGTTCCTGCAGGGCGGCGGTGCAG GTTCCTCTGGTTTTGTCAGCAACATGCGCTCCTTCCTGTGGATCAAGGTGCAGCAGTTCACCAACCGCGTGGTTCAAGTGCGTCTCTTTGCCCACTTGCACTCCCTCTCCCTGCGCTGGCATCTGGGCCGCAAAACTGGCGATGTGCTGCGAAGCATCGACCGCGGCACCTCCTCCATCAACAGCCTGCTCAG CTACATAGTGTTCAGCATCTTGCCAACCATTGCTGATATCGTCATTTCTATCATCTACTTCATCACTTATTTCAACGCCTGGTTCGGCCTCATTGTCTTCGTCTGCATGACCCTGTACCTCA CTCTGACCATCATTATCACCGAATGGAGAACCAAGTACAGACGAGACATGAATCAGCAGGACAACAACGCCAAGTCCAAGGCTGTGGACTCCTTGTTAAACTTTGAGACG GTAAAATACTACAATGCAGAGAGCTATGAGGTCGGCCGTTTTGAGGACGCCATCTTAAAATATCAG GTGTCAGAGTGGAAGACCCAGGCGTCCCTGGCATTCCTCAACCAAACACAGAATGTCATCATTGGGTCAGGCCTGCTAGCCGGTTCTCTCCTCTGCGCCTATTTTGTGACGGAGGGAAAGTTTCAg GTTGGAGATTTCGTCCTCTTTGGTACCTACATCATCCAGTTGTACACCCCCCTCAACTGGTTCGGAACCTACTACAG AATGATCCAGAATTCTTTCATTGACATGGAAAGCATGTTCAAACTTTttgaagaggatgaggag GTGAAAGACGAAGTAAACGCAGGGAGTCTTCTCTACAGAGAGGGGAAAGTGGAGTTTGAGAACGTCTACTTCAGCTACACAAATGG CAAGGAGATTCTCAAGGATGTTTCCTTCACTGTACTTCCCGGACAGACGGTTGCCCTG GTGGGACCATCAGGCTCGGGGAAGAGCACCATTATGCGACTCCTCTTCCGTTTCTATGATGTTCAGGGAGGCTGCATAAGCATCGATGGGCAGGATATATCAAAA GTGAAGCAGAGGTCTCTGCGAGCGCACATCGGCGTGGTTCCCCAGGATACTGTGCTCTTCAACGACACCATTCGAGATAACATCCGCTACGGCCGCATCTCTGCAACTGAccgggaggtggaggaggctgCTTTGGCTGCGGACATACACGACAAAATCATGACTTTCCCTGAAG GATATGACACTCAGGTGGGGGAACGAGGTCTGAAGCTGAGTGGAGGAGAGAAGCAAAGGGTGGCTATAGCCAGAACAATCCTCAAAGCACCGCAGATCATCCTGCTGGACGAG GCCACGTCTGCACTGGACACGCAGACAGAACGCAACATCCAGGCCTCACTGGCGAAAGTCTGTGCCAACCGTACGACAGTTGTCATAGCTCACAG GTTGTCCACCATAATCGGAGCAGACCAGATCCTGGTTATCAGTGACGGCCGGATTGCCGAGAGAGGAGG GCACGAGGAGTTGCTGGACAAGGGAGGCTTGTATGCAGACATGTGGatgaagcagcagcaggcccAGGACTCCGATTCCTCGTCAGATACTGAAGCCAAAGACCGCAAGTCGGAGAAACTGCAGCCGCCGTCGACCTCGTCAGGACACTAG
- the retreg2 gene encoding reticulophagy regulator 2 encodes MASGEEARRRPSVTSSSVGLEALFPAGSSEQVCGDGNPELVRLRERLQGWLSQYEPLLLWVQRLLVWERPLYSISVALTLNTLFWLLSSTSLRPLFLLSVSLLGLMLLERWKPKLPMITVQHAEAHLVQSDTMSGEQRLLSIPELSHHLAESYLTYCLYLQEMLQYKRQNHGKFCVMMCSGCFVLAVVGHYVPGIMISYIIVLSVLLWPLVVYHELIQRMYTGLEPILMKLDYSMKGDTEHRKHDKRKVKKEMEEGDEPRAETESESEEELSCFAPTVDVKTTALAMAITDSELSDEEASILESGGFSVSRATTPQLTDVSEDLDQQSLHSDPEESYLRDLPEFPSVEEFPSIEHNLLHFPLRGPGQADGAQAGAQPEGEPLSPASLLIQHLASPLHFVNTHFNGHGRPPGGEEGVLLTPGAGEGSGRQEGDEKEAAVAQGIQQSLEALSEEIVSTAISTVVQNTLSALLRSSEASEEPSLAEFLPTETPPGVLESSTPPTTTTANTTITTIGASGADDLDEAITTESGTGEEMPDDTLVPTEEEDFELLDQSELEQLDEGLDLMSDRQVVGGASGAPETPPSLQHQPQS; translated from the exons ATGGCGAGCGGAGAGGAGGCCAGAAGACGCCCCTCGGTTACCTCCTCTTCGGTCGGCCTGGAGGCTCTGTTCCCCGCGGGGTCATCGGAGCAGGTCTGCGGGGACGGGAACCCGGAGTTAGTCCGTCTGCGGGAGCGTCTCCAGGGCTGGCTATCGCAGTatgagccgctgctgctgtgggtGCAGAGGCTGCTGGTGTGGGAGAGGCCGTTGTACAGCATCTCTGTCGCCCTCACACTCAACACGCTATTCTG GCTCCTGTCATCCACCTCCCTGCGGCCTCTGTTCCTGCTGAGTGTGTCCCTGCTGGGACTGATGCTGCTGGAGAGATGGAAGCCCAAGTTGCCCATGATCACTG TTCAACATGCAGAGGCTCACCTTGTACAAAG TGACACGATGAGCGGAGAGCAGCGTCTGCTCAGTATCCCTGAGCTGAGCCACCACCTGGCTGAGAGCTACCTGACCTACTGCCTGTACCTGCAGGAGATGCTGCAGTACAAACGTCAGAATCATGGGAAG TTCTGTGTGATGATGTGCAGCGGCTGTTTTGTACTCGCCGTGGTCGGTCATTATGTACCAGGAATCATGATCTCCTACATTATTG TCCTGAGCGTGCTGTTGTGGCCGCTGGTGGTGTACCACGAGCTGATCCAGAGGATGTACACGGGCTTGGAGCCGATCCTGATGAAGCTGGACTACAGCATGAAGGGAGATACGGAGCACCGCAAGCACGACAAGAGGA AGGTGAagaaggagatggaggagggcgACGAGCCAAGAGCTGAAACggagagtgagagtgaggaGGAGCTGTCCTGTTTCGCTCCGACG GTGGACGTGAAGACCACAGCTCTGGCGATGGCCATCACAGACTCCGAGCTGTCGGACGAGGAGGCATCCATCTTGGAGAGTGGAGGCTTCTCCGTGTCCAGGGCCACCACTCCGCAGCTCACTGACGTCTCTGAAG ACCTGGACCAGCAGAGTTTACACAGTGACCCAGAGGAGTCCTACCTGCGGGATCTCCCCGAGTTCCCCTCAGTCGAGGAGTTCCCATCCATCGAGCACAACCTGCTCCACTTCCCTCTGCGAGGTCCCGGCCAAGCAGACGGGGCGCAGGCTGGCGCTCAACCAGAGGGAGAACCGTTAAGCCCCGCCAGCCTCCTCATCCAGCACCTGGCGTCTCCGCTCCACTTTGTGAACACACACTTCAACGGACATGGACGACCACCTGGGGGCGAGGAGGGCGTGTTGCTCACGCCAGGTGCAGGGGAGGGATCAGGGAGGCAGGAGGGAGACGAGAAGGAAGCGGCAGTCGCCCAGGGTATACAGCAGTCCTTGGAGGCCTTGAGCGAGGAGATAGTGAGCACAGCCATCTCCACTGTGGTGCAAAACACTCTGTCAGCGCTGCTGCGCTCCAGCGAGGCCAGCGAGGAGCCCTCCCTGGCTGAGTTCCTTCCTACTGAAACCCCACCGGGCGTTCTAGAGAGCTCCaccccacccaccaccaccactgctaACACTACAATTACTACAATAGGCGCGTCGGGGGCTGACGACCTGGATGAGGCGATCACGACAGAAAGTGGCACCGGCGAGGAGATGCCTGACGACACACTAGTTCCGACTGAGGAAGAGGACTTTGAGCTTCTGGACCAAAGTGAACTGGAGCAGTTGGATGAGGGGTTGGACCTCATGTCTGACAGACAGGTGGTGGGAGGAGCCTCAGGAGCTCCAGAGACACCTCCGTCTCTTCAGCATCAACCACAGTCATAG
- the mdh1b gene encoding putative malate dehydrogenase 1B isoform X2, whose amino-acid sequence MAKFVLSGQTDCPHYAKAELLADSLQRSLPNFRIQKISILPHEWKEYYSITSDMGTDMMLSVAAENLETNVNLIAEEQYRVSLIKPLHIWISSALSPTCSFLIPNLLSAEVFPHVSTISLHLLDLEGDEEGLQWLKMETEDLALHLLHQVTIHTDLEQAFQEADVILLLDEWWCDVTGNDEDMKIKVISDRYREYGRLIDTRAKKDVKVIVSGDSFVNLRCSLLVDNAQSIDSHQFVTLATQLENEAKAIIAKKLRVKTSDVTNVIVWGNISGSFYIDLQRARVFNYDGAIKGPAFFSQPARKILHERKWLETDFQDLVRRQRAAVASKTCRAAAMSLANGILAILKAWNGIRGPDEVLSVGVLCPGDYDLPDGIVLSVPVTFADGKWSALFDVTVGGKLKERLQLSASELRQEKEFASGNYMILKNEEDN is encoded by the exons ATGGCAAAATTTGTGCTCTCTG GACAAACAGACTGTCCACATTACGCCAAAGCAGAACTATTAGCAGACAGTCTGCAGCGATCTCTGCCTAACTTTAGGATCCAAAAGATCTCCATCCTCCCTCATGAATGGAAG GAGTACTACAGCATCACATCAGACATGGGTACAGACATGATGCTGAGTGTTGCGGCAGAGAACCTGGAAACCAACGTGAATCTTATAGCAGAGGAGCAGTATCGTGTCAGTCTTATCAAACCCCTTCACATATGGATCAGCAG TGCTCTCAGCCCGACGTGCAGCTTCCTGATCCCCAACCTGCTGTCTGCTGAGGTGTTCCCACACGTTTCGACAATCAGCCTCCACCTGCTGGACCTGGAGGGAGATGAGGAGGGATTGCAGTGGCTGAAGATGGAGACGGAGGACCTGGCACTACATCTGCTTCATCAa GTGACTATTCATACAGATCTGGAGCAGGCCTTCCAAGAAGCGGACGTCATTCTGCTGCTGGACGAGTGGtggtgtgatgtcacagggaaCGACGAAGACATGAAGATAAAGGTGATCTCAGACAGGTACAGAGAGTACGGACGGTTGATCGACACAAGAGCCAAAAAGGACGTGAAGGTAATCGTGTCCGGCGACTCGTTCGTCAACCTGAGATGCTCGCTTCTTGTGGACAACGCGCAATCCATCGACAGCCACCAGTTCGTCACCCTGGCAACACAGCTGGAGAACGAAGCCAAGGCAATCATTGCGAAGAAGCTGAGAGTGAAGACTTCAG ATGTTACAAACGTCATAGTGTGGGGGAACATCAGTGGTAGTTTCTACATCGACCTGCAGAGGGCGAGAGTTTTCAACTATGACGGGGCAATCAAAGGCCCGGCTTTCTTTTCCCAACCAGCCAGAAAGATTCTCCATGAAAG GAAATGGTTGGAAACAGACTTTCAAGACTTGGTGCGCCGTCAGCGTGCAGCTGTGGCTTCAAAGACGTGCCGAGCAGCTGCCATGTCGCTTGCCAACGGGATCCTCGCGATCCTCAAGGCTTGGAACGGCATTCGTGGTCCAGATGAGGTCCTGTCTGTGGGTGTACTTTGCCCAG GTGACTACGACCTCCCAGATGGCATTGTCCTCTCAGTGCCTGTGACTTTCGCAGATGGTAAATGGTCTGCGCTGTTTGATGTGACCGTTGGAGGCAAGCTGAAAGAGAGGCTTCAGCTTTCTGCAAGTGAACTCAGGCAG GAAAAAGAATTTGCATCAGGAAATTACATGATTTTAAAGAACGAAGAAGACAATTGA
- the prkag3a gene encoding 5'-AMP-activated protein kinase subunit gamma-1 isoform X1, which produces MEPPSQVSLQGKKQQIQKQGTTNDEADATVYMNFMKSHSCYDAIPTSCKLVIFDTTLPVKKAFFALVANGLRAAPLWDSKRQRFVGMLTITDFINILHCYYKSPMVQMYELESHKIETWRGDFFRNVYLPHSNHFLISITPEASLFDAIYSLLKYKIHRLPVINPQSGNVLHILTHKRILKFLHIFGKKVPKPAFIGKQIQELGIGTFRNIATVQQTATLYDALSIFVERRVSALPVVDEQGRVVSLYARFDVINLAAQKIYNNLDMPMHEAVRRRTCFIEGVIKCYPDETLETIIDRIVKAEVHRLVLVDRADVVKGIISLSDLLQAMVLTPAGIDALLS; this is translated from the exons ATGGAGCCTCCCTCACAG GTGTCACTCCAAGGAAAGAAGcagcaaatacagaaacaagGTACGACGAACGATG AGGCTGATGCCACAGTCTACATGAATTTCATGAAAAGCCACAGCTGCTATGACGCCATTCCAACCAGCTGTAAACTGGTCATATTTGATACCACACTACCA GTGAAGAAGGCCTTTTTTGCTCTGGTGGCAAACGGCTTGAGGGCTGCGCCTTTATGGGACAGCAAGCGACAGAGATTTGTGG GTATGCTGACGATTACAGATTTCATCAACATACTCCATTGCTATTACAAGTCTCCAATG GTTCAAATGTACGAGCTGGAGAGCCACAAGATTGAGACATGGAGAGGTGATTTCTTTCGAA ATGTCTACTTACCGCATTCCAATCACTTCCTCATCAGTATTACCCCAGAGGCCAG CCTCTTTGATGCCATCTATTCCTTACTTAAATATAAGATCCACAGGCTGCCGGTCATCAATCCACAGTCTGGAAACGTCTTACACATTCTCACCCACAAAAGGATCCTCAAGTTCCTCCATATATTT GGGAAAAAAGTACCCAAACCTGCGTTCATTGGGAAACAGATCCAGGAGCTTGGGATTGGAACTTTCAGGAACATCGCTACCGTTCAGCAAACAGCAACACTTTACGACGCCCTCTCCATTTTTGTGGAAAGGCGGGTGTCTGCACTGCCTGTGGTGGACGAACAAG gCAGAGTGGTGTCACTCTACGCAAGATTTGATGTGATT AATCTAGCAGCGCAGAAGATTTACAACAATCTGGACATGCCTATGCACGAGGCCGTTCGTAGGCGCACATGTTTCATCGAGGGAGTCATCAAGTGCTACCCTGACGAAACCTTGGAGACAATCATAGACCGTATAGTCAAAGCTGAG GTCCATCGGCTGGTCCTGGTGGACAGAGCTGATGTGGTCAAGGGCATCATCTCTTTGTCTGACTTGCTGCAGGCCATGGTCTTAACCCCTGCAGGTATTGATGCCCTTTTGTCCTAA
- the cnppd1 gene encoding protein CNPPD1 gives MDFDALFNEKTFQFSDFQEFTFLPGHQKLTERVRKRLYYGLDKDVSLDALSCPVTDIAVEIFQKSAPSPIRKLQKKYAAHVSREACISPCAMMLALVYIERLRHRNPEYLQKISSSDLFLISMMVASKYLYDEGEEEEVFNDEWGAAGKLDVKTVNNLEMNFLNAIEWSLYTEPNDLFDILSQLETSIAERQGMKRGWFTYTDLCVLLEHSAWSQALTAIYQHFTKVSCMLGLVYLTSVAGLIATSAVLHQLSLSRSGQSLLPPPPEISPAHLQTSNLNTEPPPAAPRPPCCVLANKSVNRQTSALGTDQDHGQSALPAPSQSSILCLWGSLLASMGHIHPETDSDMEAPHTWSPVSFICPGCLATLPPLQCGLRNTSTLSTYGPLDNHQHHAPWLPSSLLGGAEPSLNSRLGVFPAVQLGPCHPESMLPVDKAQALLMPG, from the exons ATGGATTTCGACGCTTTATTTAACGAGAAGACATTTCAGTTTTCGGACTTCCAGGAGTTTACG tttctcCCTGGACACCAGAAGTTGACTGAACGAGTGAGGAAGCGACTGTATTATGGCCTGGATAAAGATGTTTCCTTAGATGCCCTTTCCTGTCCTGTTACAG ATATCGCCGTTGAAATCTTCCAGAAGTCTGCCCCAAGCCCAATACGAAAGCTTCAGAAGAAATATGCAGCTCATGTTTCCAG GGAGGCGTGCATCTCTCCATGTGCCATGATGCTGGCTCTAGTTTACATAGAAAGGCTCCGACATAGAAACCCTGAATACCTCCAAAAGATCTCCTCGTCCGacctcttcctcatctccatG ATGGTTGCCAGCAAGTACCTGTACGacgaaggagaggaggaggaggttttcAACGACGAGTGGGGCGCAGCTGGGAAGTTGGACGTCAAAACTGTCAATAACCTGGAGATGAACTTCTTGAATGCcatt GAGTGGAGCCTCTACACAGAGCCAAATGACTTGTTTGATATACTAAGTCAACTAGAAACCAG CATTGCGGAGCGGCAGGGGATGAAGCGCGGCTGGTTCACCTACACAGACCTCTGTGTGCTACTGGAGCACTCAGCGTGGAGTCAAGCCCTCACAGCCATCTACCAGCACTTTACCAAG GTATCCTGTATGCTCGGCCTCGTCTATCTCACCAGTGTGGCCGGCCTCATTGCCACCAGCGCTGTGCTGCACCAGCTCAGCCTCTCCAGAAGTGGCCAGTCCCTGCTTCCACCTCCACCTGAGATTAGCCCGGCCCATCTTCAGACCTCCAACCTCAACACGGAACCTCCTCCTGCAGCCCCGCGCCCCCCCTGTTGTGTTCTGGCCAACAAGAGCGTGAACCGTCAGACTAGCGCGCTTGGAACGGACCAGGATCACGGACAAAGCGCCCTGCCGGCCCCGTCGCAGTCATCGATATTGTGTCTCTGGGGTTCCCTCCTCGCCTCCATGGGTCATATACACCCTGAGACAGATTCTGATATGGAAGCTCCACACACCTGGTCTCCTGTGTCCTTCATCTGTCCCGGCTGTCTTGCaaccctccctcctcttcagtGCGGGCTTAGGAACACCTCAACACTCTCCACCTACGGTCCCCTTGATAACCACCAGCATCATGCACCATGGCTGCCCTCCAGCCTCCTCGGAGGGGCGGAGCCAAGCCTGAACTCACGCCTGGGGGTGTTCCCCGCCGTACAGCTGGGACCCTGCCATCCAGAGTCGATGCTGCCTGTAGACAAAGCTCAAGCTCTGCTCATGCCTGGCTAG